One Pararhizobium sp. IMCC3301 DNA segment encodes these proteins:
- a CDS encoding sensor histidine kinase, with protein sequence MNLPVTFAGKNILAKNWPFWGWLGLLLVTIAVVSLNENRLLRSELASESAILHRLASQRADQHDAHLTALSAVATAGNDVPGVLFLDVANTILRFYDRIISIDLVSLETPNDTLSTGGETAPKIAALVVDAAASSDRALKLRANPVSPGTYLLIKRSPNTDTPRYGLSLTIDGQALVATDSTFWASPAARYSLSLPDGTQIAGAPVGPDPSYSKRLGSTSQPLLLEAAVTPSWAVLFPWKPIVTTVIAMSLAYLLILLILRQVLRTRQAEKRAQLSEQEARLAHASRVNALGEMASGLAHELTQPLTAILSQSQAGKHLLAKGDIKAVTSVLEDTIAQARRGSTILDRMRRWTRPMPEVSTESSLAQAARDVEALLLSEAKRQNIRLIVDLADGVPLLVRADPVELEQVIFNLVRNGLDAVANVEAGCVEIRSYQQSGRAILEVQDNGGGVADDIKPRLFDPFVTNKPAGTGLGLALCQRLMERMGGTVALVETRSATIFRIELPLAEPRSVQVAAQ encoded by the coding sequence ATGAATTTACCAGTGACATTTGCGGGAAAGAATATCCTCGCCAAAAACTGGCCCTTTTGGGGCTGGCTTGGCCTGCTGCTGGTGACAATTGCGGTTGTGTCATTGAATGAGAACCGGTTGCTGCGGAGCGAACTTGCCAGCGAAAGTGCCATTCTCCACCGGTTGGCCTCACAGCGGGCGGACCAGCATGACGCGCATCTGACGGCTCTGTCGGCGGTCGCGACCGCCGGCAATGATGTGCCGGGAGTTCTGTTTCTGGATGTTGCGAATACGATTTTGCGGTTTTATGACCGTATCATTTCGATAGATCTGGTGTCGCTGGAGACACCGAACGACACTTTGAGCACAGGCGGGGAAACCGCGCCGAAGATCGCCGCGCTGGTCGTGGATGCCGCAGCTTCATCGGATCGTGCGCTGAAATTACGCGCCAATCCGGTAAGTCCGGGCACTTACCTGCTGATCAAGCGCAGCCCAAATACGGACACACCGAGATACGGCCTGTCCCTGACCATTGACGGGCAGGCGCTGGTGGCAACGGATTCAACTTTCTGGGCTTCTCCTGCGGCGCGGTACAGCCTCAGCCTGCCGGATGGAACCCAGATTGCAGGCGCTCCGGTCGGTCCCGATCCAAGCTATTCAAAACGGCTTGGCAGCACATCCCAGCCGTTGTTGCTGGAAGCGGCGGTGACACCGTCATGGGCTGTGTTGTTTCCATGGAAGCCGATTGTCACCACCGTCATCGCGATGAGTTTGGCCTATTTGCTGATTCTGTTGATCCTGCGGCAGGTGCTGCGCACCCGGCAGGCGGAAAAAAGAGCGCAACTGAGCGAACAGGAAGCGCGTCTGGCGCATGCTTCGCGGGTCAACGCGCTGGGTGAAATGGCAAGCGGACTGGCCCATGAGCTGACCCAGCCCCTGACGGCCATTCTCAGCCAGTCGCAGGCCGGCAAGCATCTGCTGGCAAAAGGCGACATAAAGGCCGTAACATCAGTGCTCGAGGATACGATTGCCCAGGCCCGCAGAGGCTCCACGATTCTGGACAGAATGCGGCGCTGGACCAGACCGATGCCGGAGGTATCGACTGAAAGCTCTCTGGCGCAAGCCGCCAGAGATGTCGAAGCCCTGCTGTTGTCTGAAGCCAAGCGGCAGAATATCCGGCTGATCGTTGATCTTGCCGACGGCGTACCGCTGCTCGTCAGGGCTGATCCGGTGGAACTGGAGCAGGTCATTTTCAATCTGGTGCGCAATGGACTTGACGCAGTCGCCAATGTCGAAGCCGGATGTGTGGAAATCCGCAGCTATCAGCAATCCGGGCGGGCAATTCTTGAGGTACAGGACAATGGCGGCGGCGTCGCAGATGACATCAAGCCGCGGCTGTTCGATCCATTTGTTACAAACAAGCCGGCCGGCACGGGCCTCGGCCTGGCGCTTTGCCAGCGGCTGATGGAGCGGATGGGCGGTACGGTTGCGCTGGTGGAAACCCGGTCTGCAACGATCTTCCGTATCGAGCTGCCCCTGGCGGAGCCGCGATCCGTACAGGTTGCCGCCCAATGA
- a CDS encoding ankyrin repeat domain-containing protein, which yields MFRKIIVLLSISLAGGSLSGGASAQTPPSAAQIKQYTGIHQAAYANDVVEIGRLAKTGADINARDSYRRTPAHVAAFASNDKALAALADAGADLNALEAGLYDVVTIAAVANDPELMSLAIRRGNRADLTTSIYDGTALIAAAHLGHQEIVQRLIDAGAPLDHVNNLGWTALIEAVILGDGGPDHLATVKALVAAGADRSIADRNGVTPLAHAENRNYQDIAAIIRNGSQ from the coding sequence ATGTTCAGAAAAATTATTGTGCTGCTCAGCATTTCGCTGGCAGGCGGGTCGCTGAGCGGCGGCGCTTCGGCACAAACGCCACCATCGGCAGCACAGATTAAGCAGTATACCGGTATACACCAAGCCGCATACGCGAATGATGTCGTCGAAATCGGGCGGCTTGCCAAAACCGGTGCAGACATCAACGCCCGCGATTCCTATCGCAGAACGCCGGCCCATGTTGCGGCCTTCGCGTCGAACGACAAGGCCCTGGCCGCCCTGGCTGACGCAGGTGCCGATTTGAACGCGCTGGAAGCTGGTCTTTATGATGTCGTCACCATTGCCGCCGTGGCGAATGATCCTGAGTTGATGTCACTGGCCATCCGGCGCGGCAATCGGGCTGATCTCACCACCAGTATTTATGATGGTACGGCGCTGATTGCCGCAGCGCATCTGGGTCATCAGGAAATTGTCCAGCGTTTGATCGACGCCGGTGCTCCACTGGATCATGTCAACAATCTGGGATGGACCGCGCTGATTGAAGCCGTCATTCTGGGCGATGGCGGACCGGACCACTTGGCCACGGTCAAAGCGCTGGTTGCAGCGGGAGCGGACCGCTCAATTGCCGACCGCAACGGCGTCACACCGCTGGCCCATGCGGAAAACCGCAACTATCAGGATATTGCCGCGATCATCCGCAACGGCAGCCAATAG
- a CDS encoding anti-sigma factor, which yields MTKIVETRVSEEDLLLYVDGALDDARHERIAEFLEHNPEVRARVIADSNLNRDMKAAFAEIQSGPVPDRLDVSNLQPRRGVSRWSGLSQIAAAIGIAVLAGTAGWQLKPTVQPPQTAALSSFAMEARAAHDTFVVEVAHPVEVEAARGGHLATWLSNRLKRPIKLPDLRIARLELIGGRLLPSVESPAAQLMYQTPEGTRVTVYLRASEAETVSFRFASQDGSNAFFWSDTGFAYALTGDVERAQLLEVAHLLQSQLAE from the coding sequence ATGACAAAGATCGTGGAGACCCGGGTCAGCGAAGAGGATCTGTTGCTTTATGTGGATGGTGCACTTGATGATGCACGCCATGAGCGCATTGCCGAATTTCTCGAACACAATCCAGAGGTGCGGGCGCGGGTGATCGCAGACAGCAACCTGAACCGGGACATGAAAGCGGCTTTTGCCGAAATCCAGTCTGGACCGGTGCCGGACCGCCTTGATGTCAGCAATCTTCAGCCCAGGCGTGGAGTTTCCCGGTGGAGCGGCCTGAGCCAGATTGCGGCGGCCATAGGGATAGCTGTCCTTGCCGGCACGGCAGGGTGGCAGTTGAAGCCGACAGTCCAGCCGCCTCAGACGGCAGCCTTATCGAGCTTTGCCATGGAGGCGAGGGCGGCTCACGATACGTTTGTTGTCGAGGTTGCCCATCCTGTCGAAGTAGAGGCGGCGCGCGGCGGGCATCTGGCGACCTGGCTCAGCAACCGGCTGAAACGGCCCATCAAGCTGCCTGATCTTCGGATTGCAAGATTGGAGCTGATCGGCGGCCGGCTTTTGCCCTCGGTGGAAAGTCCGGCAGCGCAACTGATGTATCAGACACCGGAGGGGACACGTGTCACGGTCTATCTGCGCGCCAGCGAAGCCGAGACAGTGTCCTTCCGCTTCGCAAGTCAGGATGGGTCAAACGCGTTTTTCTGGAGCGATACCGGCTTTGCCTATGCCCTGACCGGAGATGTTGAACGCGCTCAATTGCTGGAAGTCGCGCATCTGCTGCAAAGCCAATTGGCCGAGTAA
- a CDS encoding heme-binding protein encodes MKPTLILLTSAFVSSAALAQELPTAPYLPLDMALTAAQKTIESCAADGYNVSVAIVARSGETKVLLRADNAGPHSIGSSIGKGFTSASMGRDTAGLAGFIGDNPQNDGLRDMDPRLVIQAGGLPIKFGGALVGGIGVGGAPSGDLDAACARAGLDAIGAE; translated from the coding sequence ATGAAACCTACTTTGATTTTGCTGACATCAGCTTTTGTCTCAAGCGCCGCTTTGGCACAGGAACTGCCAACAGCGCCCTATCTGCCCCTCGACATGGCGCTGACGGCGGCTCAGAAAACCATCGAATCCTGTGCCGCTGACGGCTATAATGTCAGCGTCGCAATCGTCGCGCGCAGCGGCGAGACCAAAGTGTTGCTGCGCGCCGATAATGCCGGACCACACTCGATCGGCAGCAGCATCGGCAAAGGTTTCACTTCAGCAAGCATGGGCCGCGATACCGCAGGTCTGGCCGGATTCATCGGTGACAATCCGCAAAATGACGGTCTGCGCGACATGGATCCACGCCTCGTCATTCAAGCCGGCGGCCTGCCGATCAAATTCGGCGGCGCGCTGGTCGGCGGTATTGGTGTGGGCGGTGCCCCTTCCGGCGATCTGGATGCGGCCTGCGCCCGCGCCGGCCTTGATGCCATCGGCGCTGAATAA
- a CDS encoding SMP-30/gluconolactonase/LRE family protein, whose amino-acid sequence MDDRADGQRGRRSPQEAPIIVKLEDRKVPAGAAALAKGLRLLDLVADAEQPMRFAELMRLSDLPKPTFARILRTLIAFGLVHQDEAKGTYRLGPRFLEMTHRVWDTFDLATFALPELERLSKELGETVALCRLEGNTVLYLEERSGDGLGVRVDVGRRVPLHATAAGKVLLAFQEPSIARALLDQISYEAFTDKTITDRKLFEADLTLTRARGYSVSIEEHLHGVSSVAAMIAGKDGLPIGAIVALGPSSRLGASEVHPVGRELIAAARHITGSAGAIALSSRPRPRSRSVQPVDGLECVLPWGAQLGEAPVWHEAESALYWVDILHPAVYRFSPDKAQNAICQPGKIVSAILPASGGRLLVASQDGIETLDFATGQTRPFADPEKDMRDNRLNDAKVGPGGAIWVGSMRLDASKPTGALYRVTGDGKVEQNERGISVSNGMGWSPDTKVFYFVDTVPGLIYAYDAQPGTGKIANRRVFAAISETEGRPGGLTIDAEGGVWCAIWDGWRVNRYLPDGTLDRTIDLPVPRPTSVCFGGADLKTLYITSARTRLPASTLSEAPLSGGLFACQPGVQGIASNLFKINDEML is encoded by the coding sequence ATGGACGATCGAGCGGATGGTCAAAGAGGCCGGCGAAGCCCGCAGGAGGCGCCGATCATCGTAAAACTCGAGGACAGGAAAGTCCCTGCTGGTGCAGCGGCCCTTGCCAAAGGGCTGCGCCTGCTTGACCTTGTGGCAGATGCCGAACAGCCGATGCGCTTTGCCGAGTTGATGCGGCTTTCGGACCTGCCGAAGCCGACTTTCGCGCGCATCCTGCGCACGCTGATTGCCTTTGGGCTGGTGCATCAGGACGAGGCGAAGGGCACTTACCGACTTGGTCCGCGTTTTCTGGAAATGACGCACCGGGTCTGGGATACGTTTGATCTGGCGACCTTCGCATTACCCGAGCTTGAGCGCCTGTCAAAAGAGCTTGGTGAAACGGTGGCGTTGTGTCGACTGGAAGGAAACACAGTGCTCTACCTGGAGGAGCGCTCCGGTGATGGACTGGGCGTGCGCGTCGATGTCGGCCGCCGTGTGCCGCTGCATGCCACCGCCGCCGGCAAGGTGCTGCTTGCATTCCAGGAGCCATCGATCGCCCGTGCTCTGCTGGACCAGATCAGCTATGAGGCATTTACCGACAAGACCATCACCGACCGCAAATTGTTTGAAGCTGACCTGACGCTGACACGGGCGCGGGGCTATTCGGTTTCGATTGAAGAACATCTGCACGGCGTGAGTTCTGTGGCGGCGATGATCGCGGGCAAAGACGGACTGCCCATTGGCGCGATTGTGGCGCTGGGGCCATCTTCGCGGCTGGGGGCGTCAGAGGTCCATCCGGTGGGCCGTGAACTGATTGCCGCCGCGCGGCACATCACCGGATCGGCCGGAGCCATCGCGCTGAGTTCGCGGCCAAGGCCGCGCAGCCGGTCTGTGCAACCTGTCGATGGGTTGGAATGTGTTCTGCCCTGGGGCGCGCAGCTTGGCGAAGCGCCGGTCTGGCATGAGGCGGAAAGCGCACTTTACTGGGTCGATATTCTGCATCCGGCGGTCTACCGGTTTTCACCCGACAAGGCGCAGAATGCGATTTGCCAGCCAGGCAAAATCGTCAGTGCAATTCTGCCGGCTTCAGGCGGCAGGCTTCTGGTCGCATCGCAGGATGGCATCGAGACGCTGGATTTTGCCACAGGTCAGACCCGCCCATTTGCCGATCCTGAAAAAGATATGCGTGATAACCGCCTGAATGATGCCAAGGTTGGACCCGGCGGCGCGATCTGGGTCGGCTCGATGCGGCTGGATGCGAGCAAGCCGACGGGGGCACTTTACCGCGTCACCGGTGACGGAAAAGTGGAGCAGAATGAGCGCGGCATCTCGGTCTCCAACGGAATGGGCTGGAGCCCGGATACCAAGGTTTTCTATTTTGTCGATACAGTTCCCGGACTGATCTACGCTTACGATGCGCAACCCGGCACAGGTAAAATCGCCAATCGGCGCGTCTTTGCTGCCATATCGGAAACTGAAGGGCGGCCCGGTGGTCTGACAATCGATGCTGAAGGCGGTGTGTGGTGCGCGATATGGGACGGTTGGCGCGTCAACCGCTATCTGCCGGACGGAACACTTGATCGAACAATTGATCTGCCGGTGCCGCGCCCAACAAGTGTTTGTTTTGGCGGGGCTGATCTGAAAACGCTGTACATTACCAGTGCCCGCACCCGTCTGCCGGCTTCCACACTGTCCGAAGCGCCCTTGTCGGGCGGGTTGTTTGCCTGCCAGCCGGGCGTGCAGGGCATCGCCTCCAATCTGTTTAAAATCAACGATGAAATGCTTTAA
- a CDS encoding SDR family NAD(P)-dependent oxidoreductase, whose amino-acid sequence MSLQSIFGLEGRTALVTGSSRGIGAAIAKGLADAGASVIVHGQSKDATAATCDAISATGGTAFSIGADLAGPNAGSHLIAQALHFTGRLDILVINASAQINATLDDLTSEDLELQLAVNLRSTLAMLQAVLPKMAAQKWGRVVSIGSINQSRPKSIVTAYAATKAAQHNIIQSQARDFAKHNVLLNTLAPGLIDTDRNAERKQADPEAWQRYAAGLNWMGREGTAEEMVGAALFLASDACSFMTGETVVLSGGY is encoded by the coding sequence ATGTCGCTGCAATCCATATTCGGCCTAGAGGGGCGCACGGCGCTTGTCACCGGTTCCAGCCGGGGCATCGGCGCGGCCATTGCAAAAGGTCTGGCGGATGCCGGTGCCTCGGTCATTGTTCACGGGCAGAGCAAAGACGCCACCGCAGCGACCTGCGATGCCATCAGCGCCACAGGCGGAACGGCTTTCAGCATTGGTGCGGACCTTGCCGGTCCAAATGCAGGAAGCCATCTGATTGCACAGGCGCTTCACTTTACCGGCCGGCTTGATATCCTTGTGATCAATGCCTCTGCGCAGATCAATGCGACGCTTGATGACTTAACCAGCGAGGATCTGGAACTGCAGCTGGCGGTCAATCTGCGCTCAACCCTTGCCATGCTGCAGGCAGTCCTGCCGAAAATGGCGGCGCAAAAATGGGGTCGCGTGGTGAGTATCGGCTCGATCAACCAGTCTCGTCCCAAATCGATAGTCACCGCTTACGCTGCCACCAAAGCCGCGCAGCACAATATCATTCAAAGTCAGGCCCGGGACTTTGCCAAGCACAATGTATTGCTGAATACGCTGGCACCCGGTCTTATCGATACGGACCGCAATGCCGAGCGCAAGCAGGCTGATCCTGAAGCCTGGCAGCGCTACGCTGCCGGGCTGAACTGGATGGGCCGGGAGGGAACAGCTGAGGAAATGGTCGGAGCCGCGCTGTTCCTGGCTTCCGATGCATGCAGTTTCATGACCGGAGAAACTGTGGTTCTGTCCGGCGGCTATTGA
- a CDS encoding NAD(P)-dependent oxidoreductase produces MKVLVTGSSGRIGLAVVEALLAKDHTVRGFDLRASGRSSSHYDEVTGSLDDVRAVENAVSQVDAVLHLGAFMSWAPQDKAKMFSANVEGTRLLAHAASAAGVRRFVFASSGEVYPENAPLSLPVTEDQPLNANSPYGLTKLLGEEIVRFHQRAGKMQTVILRFSHTQDASELLDENSFFSGPRFFLRPRIRQQENFGNHAVAEILRVLDTGEPAHILARNEHGRPYQMHITDTRDMVQGVLLALQHEDAAGQVFNLGATDPVDFEALLVHMSDITGLPIIIADLPGQGVYYQTSNEKIRRILGYQPVWTIERMVKEAGEARRRRRSS; encoded by the coding sequence ATGAAAGTTCTGGTCACCGGCTCCTCCGGCCGGATCGGTTTAGCTGTGGTCGAGGCGCTGCTTGCGAAAGACCATACGGTTCGCGGCTTTGATCTGCGTGCTTCGGGCCGCTCCTCCAGCCATTATGACGAGGTCACCGGCTCGCTGGATGATGTGCGCGCTGTGGAAAACGCGGTTTCTCAGGTCGATGCTGTGCTGCATCTGGGCGCCTTCATGTCGTGGGCACCGCAGGACAAGGCGAAAATGTTCAGTGCCAATGTGGAAGGCACCCGTTTACTGGCCCATGCGGCCTCGGCCGCCGGGGTAAGGCGCTTTGTGTTTGCAAGTTCCGGCGAGGTTTATCCGGAAAATGCGCCGCTCAGCCTGCCTGTCACCGAGGATCAACCGCTCAATGCCAATTCGCCCTACGGCCTGACGAAACTGCTTGGCGAGGAGATTGTCAGATTCCATCAGCGCGCCGGAAAAATGCAAACCGTCATCCTGCGTTTTTCGCATACGCAGGACGCCAGCGAATTGCTGGATGAAAACAGTTTCTTCTCCGGACCGCGCTTCTTTCTGCGCCCGCGTATCAGACAGCAGGAAAATTTTGGCAATCACGCTGTGGCCGAAATCTTGCGGGTATTGGACACGGGCGAGCCGGCGCATATTCTGGCGCGCAACGAACATGGCCGGCCTTACCAGATGCACATCACCGATACGCGCGACATGGTGCAGGGGGTGTTGCTGGCTCTGCAGCATGAAGATGCTGCCGGACAAGTCTTTAATCTGGGCGCCACCGATCCGGTTGATTTTGAAGCGCTGCTTGTGCACATGTCCGACATAACGGGCCTGCCGATAATCATTGCTGATTTACCCGGCCAGGGCGTCTATTATCAGACCTCAAACGAGAAAATTCGTCGGATTTTGGGGTATCAACCGGTATGGACGATCGAGCGGATGGTCAAAGAGGCCGGCGAAGCCCGCAGGAGGCGCCGATCATCGTAA
- a CDS encoding response regulator transcription factor: MTSPVYLVDDDDAVRKALTLLLETVGIQVTAFHTPEIFLQTISKLDPGCLILDIRMPMVTGLKLQQQLNERGVNWPTIIISGHGDIEACRRAFQNGAIDFLSKPIDEQDLIDAIQKGLAMLDRTLQRQSETAETIALLSHLSKRESEVLEMVARGITSAQIADILSLSPRTVESHRAAIGHKLGTTSAAEQARLWQEGNASSA, from the coding sequence ATGACATCACCTGTGTATCTGGTTGATGATGATGATGCGGTGCGCAAGGCACTGACTTTGCTGCTCGAAACCGTTGGTATACAGGTCACCGCGTTCCATACGCCGGAAATTTTTCTGCAGACCATTTCCAAACTCGATCCCGGTTGCCTGATCCTGGATATTCGCATGCCGATGGTCACCGGGCTGAAGCTGCAGCAACAGTTGAATGAGCGCGGCGTCAACTGGCCAACCATCATCATCAGCGGACATGGCGACATTGAAGCGTGCCGCCGCGCCTTCCAGAACGGTGCGATTGATTTTCTCAGCAAGCCGATTGACGAGCAGGATCTGATCGACGCCATTCAGAAAGGACTGGCGATGCTTGACCGGACTTTGCAACGCCAGTCCGAAACGGCCGAAACCATCGCATTGCTGAGCCATCTCAGCAAACGGGAATCCGAGGTTCTGGAGATGGTGGCGCGCGGTATCACGAGTGCGCAGATCGCCGACATCCTGTCACTGTCCCCGCGCACAGTGGAAAGCCACCGCGCCGCAATCGGGCATAAGCTGGGCACCACTTCGGCAGCGGAACAGGCACGGCTGTGGCAGGAAGGCAATGCCTCCTCTGCGTAG
- a CDS encoding aldo/keto reductase: MKQRQLLSDGTLVSEIGLGCMSFAGFYGPTDEAASHNTLAATLDLGIDFLDTANVYGMGLSETIIGSFLKGDAGKFSIATKGAIWRNPDTGTRGFNNKPEHLRSELEKSLKRLGLEHVALYYIHRRDPDVEIEDVMETLLGFKAEGKIGGIGFSEISPASLRRACAIGPVDAVQSEYSLWTRYPDLGMLQTCAELGVAFVPFSPVGRGIFAAKTLDPDQFSATDFRVGTPRFIEPNFSYNALIVEGFKSFAADLGTSPITLALAWCLARGDHLIPIPGTRTAAHLAECAAASDFVMTDEIMTGIDTLLPVGWAHGDRYTRAQWLGPEGYC; the protein is encoded by the coding sequence ATGAAACAGCGTCAACTTCTGAGCGACGGCACTCTGGTGTCGGAAATCGGCCTCGGCTGTATGAGTTTTGCCGGGTTTTACGGCCCGACCGACGAGGCCGCCTCGCACAACACGCTGGCAGCCACGCTCGATCTTGGCATTGATTTTCTCGATACTGCAAATGTCTATGGCATGGGCCTGTCAGAAACGATCATCGGGTCCTTTCTGAAAGGCGATGCCGGCAAATTCAGCATTGCCACCAAAGGCGCCATCTGGCGCAATCCTGACACCGGCACACGCGGCTTCAACAACAAGCCGGAGCATCTGCGCAGTGAGTTGGAGAAATCTCTCAAGCGGCTCGGGCTGGAGCATGTCGCACTCTACTATATTCACCGCCGCGACCCGGATGTGGAGATTGAAGACGTGATGGAAACATTGCTCGGCTTCAAGGCTGAGGGCAAGATCGGCGGGATCGGCTTTTCGGAGATTTCCCCGGCCTCGCTGCGCCGTGCCTGCGCCATTGGTCCGGTCGATGCAGTACAGAGCGAATATTCCCTGTGGACCCGCTACCCGGATCTTGGCATGTTGCAGACCTGCGCCGAACTTGGCGTCGCCTTTGTGCCCTTCTCACCAGTTGGCCGCGGCATATTTGCTGCCAAAACGCTTGATCCGGACCAGTTCAGCGCTACCGATTTCCGTGTCGGCACTCCGCGTTTTATTGAGCCGAATTTCAGCTATAATGCCCTGATCGTCGAAGGCTTCAAAAGCTTTGCTGCGGACCTTGGCACCAGTCCGATCACTCTGGCGCTGGCCTGGTGTCTGGCGCGCGGCGACCATCTTATTCCAATTCCGGGAACCCGTACGGCTGCCCATCTGGCAGAGTGCGCCGCAGCAAGTGATTTCGTCATGACCGACGAGATCATGACCGGCATCGATACCCTCCTGCCGGTTGGCTGGGCCCATGGCGACCGCTATACCCGTGCCCAGTGGCTCGGTCCGGAAGGCTATTGCTAG
- a CDS encoding DUF1402 family protein codes for MTTMMPFRFLSAVLSALIVLILTAGAWALIAVPAGNRNATQPEIPHDAIVRTQQTGDTFEGKFEKVLRLFRNDPKLVSKIRKTAQRYDIDPVHMIGAIVGEHTYNVDAVDQLQSYYVKALAYAETRIRFEYEGEDVTEFITRPEFSACLGLTDSYSLWTCREDVFNAVFRGQSVDGRTYPDQSFGKTFFQPLFAGQTFGLGQLNPLTALMMTDMARSFGRQRKLDVHKPSDIYQTIMDPDKSLHYMAAVLRSAIDDYQQIAGFDISNNPGLTSTLYNLGGTRGRAVALARENQRREAAGESLKLPEENYYGWLVNDRVDTLRALLN; via the coding sequence ATGACAACCATGATGCCATTTCGATTCCTTTCCGCTGTTCTGTCAGCGCTGATCGTGCTGATTCTGACGGCTGGAGCCTGGGCCCTGATTGCCGTTCCTGCCGGCAACCGCAATGCCACCCAGCCGGAGATACCCCACGATGCCATTGTCCGGACCCAACAGACCGGCGACACTTTCGAGGGCAAGTTTGAAAAGGTGTTGCGGCTGTTCCGGAATGACCCAAAGCTTGTCAGCAAAATCCGCAAGACGGCACAGCGCTACGATATAGATCCGGTCCACATGATCGGTGCCATTGTCGGAGAGCACACTTATAATGTGGATGCGGTAGACCAGTTGCAGTCCTATTACGTCAAGGCGCTGGCCTATGCGGAGACCCGCATCAGGTTTGAATATGAGGGCGAGGACGTTACCGAATTCATCACTCGCCCCGAATTTTCCGCCTGCCTCGGACTGACCGATTCCTACTCACTCTGGACCTGCCGGGAAGACGTGTTCAATGCCGTATTTCGCGGCCAGTCTGTTGACGGCAGAACCTATCCGGACCAGTCCTTCGGCAAAACCTTTTTTCAGCCGTTGTTTGCCGGTCAGACCTTTGGCCTTGGTCAGCTCAACCCGTTAACAGCGTTGATGATGACCGATATGGCAAGGTCTTTTGGCCGGCAACGCAAGCTTGACGTGCACAAGCCCAGCGATATCTATCAGACCATCATGGATCCAGATAAATCGCTGCACTATATGGCGGCGGTGTTGCGCAGTGCGATCGATGACTACCAGCAAATTGCCGGTTTTGATATTTCCAACAATCCCGGACTTACGTCCACCTTGTACAATCTTGGGGGAACCAGAGGACGGGCCGTGGCGCTTGCCCGTGAAAACCAGCGCCGCGAGGCGGCCGGCGAAAGTCTGAAATTGCCCGAAGAAAATTATTATGGCTGGCTCGTCAATGACCGCGTCGACACCTTGCGCGCATTGCTGAACTAG